From the Lolium rigidum isolate FL_2022 chromosome 2, APGP_CSIRO_Lrig_0.1, whole genome shotgun sequence genome, one window contains:
- the LOC124691801 gene encoding autophagy-related protein 11-like isoform X1, whose translation MSSGSAVTGGSSAGAEGASAAPLGQRLMVHVAENGHSMEFECGGDTRVDAIQRSIELVCGVPPGDQLLLCNNVHLNAANDLAHYNLPRDDREVFLYNKARLHAEAPPPAPESIDIPEPSIPPQPQPEDTPLELSADPALKALVSYEIRFRYDFHVANAYYHSSKAKYEVCNRLLREWQVQERALDMARSNLEQAFRKPSQRYSNFMRSFTQQHRGYVEVLSSFERDCKRLRAVRLHPDLQCEGRRCLLDLMDENILRKLADEYLSSYKNFEVVVSALKVKFAELNKRVDGLLNAMSSSAWKDLEALIKEHARVLGDQKSIMQSLSKDVNTAKKLVDDCSRSQLSDSLRPHDAVSAVGRIYEVHEKDNLPSVQKFDHMLTNLLQKCKAKKNETNTLVHVCVRGVKSAQIDIKDMITNQFILYEEAIDSRDKEYSYLKLLGGLGHAYKACLAEVVRRRHSFKLYTGLAGQLAEKLAVEREAEIRRREVFLRTWCKYIGGEIMGSMGLFGTPSQCDVNIAPFDCNLLPIDVDDLERLAPQSLVGSLRKSERSLQKSQSSDSSTPGNFSNSEQNNLNTDGKMDLQDFFGGCDTDITGTSILEVENARLKAELASAIAVLCTFGATPESFDEGENDNVLRDARERTAQALTAKDEYANQLQSMLKAKQEQCLSFEKRIQELEEQLANQYINGHMVSGSKGASDSLLSTFKGHDLDASGGRQTHLRDESSVAMDETSSTSEHPSKQTEGGDENMTDVSGALNLQLLNSAGCTNLDASMAEFPRDNELKPVNIDKEGRILAQHTTADTSDVPAEDPLSIINSRTNEHHTLDLRNSELFVLELQNTVDKKSKQLDEAENNLSSVMGEVNSLKKELENAQGLLDESQINCAHLENCLHEAREEARTNKCSADRRAVEYDALRSSALRIHGLFERLNNCVTAPGMSGFADSLRSLALSLASSLKKDEADSTIQFQQCIKILADKVGFLSRQSDELVERYSRMEAAHGILVRELEEKKTLLNNLYSKLQLEKQASKEKISVGHFDVHELAVFVRNPAGHYEAINRNRSNYFLSEESVALFTEPHLPRQPAYIIGQIVHIERRAAKHVDQNEASSRPGGHRRSMPNSNPYSLPAGCEYFVVTVAMLPDTAR comes from the exons ATGAGTTCCGGGTCGGCGGTGACCGGGGGCAGCAGCGCCGGCGCGGAGGGCGCGTCGGCGGCACCGCTGGGGCAGAGGCTGATGGTGCACGTGGCGGAGAATGGCCACAGCATGGAGTTCGAGTGCGGAGGCGACACGCGGGTTGATGCCATCCAGCGCTCCATCGAGCTCGTCTGCGGCGTCCCGCCGGGCGACCAGCTCCTCCTCTGCAACAACGTCCATCTCAACGCCGCCAACGACCTCGCCCACTACAATCTCCCCCGTGACGACCGTGAGGTCTTCCTCTACAACAAGGCCCGCCTGCATGCCGAGGCTCCGCCCCCGGCGCCAGAGTCTATTGACATCCCCGAGCCATCTATCCCGCCCCAGCCCCAGCCGGAGGACACCCCGTTGGAGTTGTCTGCTGACCCGGCCTTGAAAGCATTGGTCTCTTATGAAATCAGGTTCAGGTATGACTTCCACGTGGCCAATGCGTATTATCACTCGAGCAAGGCCAAGTACGAGGTGTGCAACAGGCTGCTGCGCGAGTGGCAGGTGCAGGAGCGCGCTCTCGACATGGCCAGGAGCAACCTGGAGCAAGCATTCCGGAAGCCGTCGCAGCGGTATTCAAACTTTATGCGCTCCTTCACGCAGCAGCACCGTGGGTATGTTGAGGTGCTGTCAAGTTTCGAGAGAGATTGTAAGAGGTTGCGAGCTGTTAGGCTGCATCCGGACCTGCAATGCGAGGGGAGGCGCTGCTTACTGGACCTTATGGATGAGAATATACTAAGGAAGTTAGCAGATGAGTACTTAAGCTCATATAAGAACTTTGAGGTTGTTGTCTCGGCACTGAAGGTTAAATTTGCCGAGCTGAATAAGAGGGTGGATGGCTTGTTGAATGCTATGAGCTCGAGTGCATGGAAGGATCTGGAGGCGCTGATAAAGGAGCATGCGAGAGTCTTAGGTGATCAGAAGAGCATCATGCAGTCTCTAAG TAAAGATGTAAATACAGCAAAGAAGCTTGTTGATGACTGCTCAAGGTCCCAACTCTCCGATTCTCTCCGGCCTCATGATGCAGTTTCAGCAGTTGGTCGTATCTATGAGGTACATGAAAAGGATAACTTGCCCAGTGTACAGAAGTTTGATCACATGCTTACAAACTTGCTTCAGAAATGCAAGGCCAAGAAAAATGAAACAAATACATTGGTACATGTTTGTGTGAGAGGGGTCAAATCTGCTCAAATTGATATCAAGGACATGATAACAAATCAGTTCATCTTATACGAAGAGGCGATAGATAGTCGAGACAAAGAATATTCTTATCTGAAACTACTGGGTGGTTTGGGTCATGCATACAAGGCTTGTCTTGCTGAGGTAGTCCGACGAAGACATTCTTTTAAGCTGTATACTGGCTTGGCTGGACAGCTTGCTGAAAAACTAGCAGTAGAGCGTGAAGCGGAGATCAGGAGACGAGAGGTTTTCCTTCGGACATGGTGTAAGTATATTGGAGGAGAAATCATGGGTTCCATGGGACTGTTTGGTACTCCTAGCCAGTGTGATGTAAACATCGCGCCGTTCGATTGCAATCTACTTCCAATTGACGTTGATGATTTGGAAAGGCTCGCCCCCCAGTCTTTAGTGGGTTCTCTTCGGAAATCTGAGAGATCACTGCAAAAGTCTCAATCAAGCGATTCTAGTACCCCTGGAAATTTCAGCAACTCTGAACAAAACAATCTGAACACTGATGGTAAGATGGACTTACAGGATTTTTTCGGTGGCTGTGATACTGATATAACAGGGACTAGTATATTAGAAGTGGAGAACGCCAGATTAAAAGCCGAACTTGCTTCTGCGATTGCAGTTCTCTGCACTTTCGGTGCTACACCTGAATCTTTTGATGAAGGGGAGAATGATAATGTGTTGAGAGATGCAAGAGAAAGAACAGCTCAGGCACTTACCGCAAAGGATGAGTATGCCAATCAGCTTCAGTCGATGTTGAAGGCAAAGCAGGAGCAGTGCCTGTCCTTTGAAAAGCGTATCCAGGAGCTTGAGGAACAATTAGCGAATCAGTACATAAATGGGCATATGGTTTCAGGAAGCAAAGGTGCATCTGACTCCCTCCTTTCTACTTTTAAAGGTCATGATCTTGATGCATCTGGGGGCAGGCAAACCCATCTGCGGGACGAATCAAGTGTTGCCATGGATGAGACATCTTCAACATCTGAACATCCATCTAAACAAACAGAAGGTGGAGATGAGAATATGACTGATGTTTCAGGTGCACTGAACTTGCAATTACTCAACTCAGCCGGATGCACTAATCTGGATGCTTCCATGGCAGAATTCCCACGTGATAACGAACTTAAGCCTGTCAATATTGATAAGGAAGGGCGAATATTGGCTCAGCACACTACGGCAGATACTTCTGATGTTCCTGCAGAAGATCCTCTTAGCATCATAAACTCCAGAACCAATGAACATCATACTTTGGACCTAAGGAACAGCGAGCTCTTTGTGTTAGAATTGCAAAATACAGTAGATAAAAAATCAAAACAGTTGGATGAGGCGGAAAATAATCTTAGTTCTGTGATGGGTGAGGTTAACTCTCTGAAGAAAGAACTTGAGAATGCCCAGGGTCTTCTTGATGAATCTCAG ATTAACTGTGCTCACCTGGAAAACTGCTTACATGAGGCAAGAGAAGAGGCTCGTACCAACAAATGCTCCGCTGATAGAAGGGCTGTTGAGTATGATGCTTTGCGGTCATCTGCTCTGCGGATACATGGCCTGTTTGAAAGACTAAATAACTGTGTCACTGCACCAGGCATGTCGGGCTTTGCAGATTCTCTGCGATCCTTAGCCCTCTCCTTAGCAAG TTCTCTAAAGAAGGATGAAGCTGATTCTACCATTCAGTTCCAGCAATGCATCAAGATCCTTGCAGACAAGGTTGGTTTTCTGTCACGGCAGAGTGATGAGCTGGTAGAACGCTATTCAAGGATGGAAGCAGCGCATGGAATTCTCGTAAGAGAGTTGGAGGAAAAGAAAACACTGCTCAACAATCTATACAGCAAACTTCAACTGGAAAAACAG GCCAGCAAGGAAAAAATATCAGTTGGCCATTTCGACGTCCACGAGCTTGCGGTCTTTGTCCGGAACCCTGCTGGGCACTACGAGGCCATCAACCGGAACCGCTCCAACTACTTCCTCTCCGAGGAATCCGTGGCCCTGTTCACTGAGCCCCATCTTCCTCGGCAACCTGCCTACATCATCGGCCAGATTGTGCACATTGAGCGACGTGCAGCGAAGCACGTCGACCAGAATGAAGCTTCATCACGCCCTGGCGGGCACCGGCGGTCCATGCCGAACAGTAACCCGTACAGCCTGCCAGCAGGCTGCGAGTACTTCGTGGTGACGGTGGCGATGCTGCCGGACACTGCCCGCTGA
- the LOC124691801 gene encoding autophagy-related protein 11-like isoform X2: MSSGSAVTGGSSAGAEGASAAPLGQRLMVHVAENGHSMEFECGGDTRVDAIQRSIELVCGVPPGDQLLLCNNVHLNAANDLAHYNLPRDDREVFLYNKARLHAEAPPPAPESIDIPEPSIPPQPQPEDTPLELSADPALKALVSYEIRFRYDFHVANAYYHSSKAKYEVCNRLLREWQVQERALDMARSNLEQAFRKPSQRYSNFMRSFTQQHRGYVEVLSSFERDCKRLRAVRLHPDLQCEGRRCLLDLMDENILRKLADEYLSSYKNFEVVVSALKVKFAELNKRVDGLLNAMSSSAWKDLEALIKEHARVLGDQKSIMQSLSKDVNTAKKLVDDCSRSQLSDSLRPHDAVSAVGRIYEVHEKDNLPSVQKFDHMLTNLLQKCKAKKNETNTLVHVCVRGVKSAQIDIKDMITNQFILYEEAIDSRDKEYSYLKLLGGLGHAYKACLAEVVRRRHSFKLYTGLAGQLAEKLAVEREAEIRRREVFLRTWCKYIGGEIMGSMGLFGTPSQCDVNIAPFDCNLLPIDVDDLERLAPQSLVGSLRKSERSLQKSQSSDSSTPGNFSNSEQNNLNTDGKMDLQDFFGGCDTDITGTSILEVENARLKAELASAIAVLCTFGATPESFDEGENDNVLRDARERTAQALTAKDEYANQLQSMLKAKQEQCLSFEKRIQELEEQLANQYINGHMVSGSKGASDSLLSTFKGHDLDASGGRQTHLRDESSVAMDETSSTSEHPSKQTEGGDENMTDVSGALNLQLLNSAGCTNLDASMAEFPRDNELKPVNIDKEGRILAQHTTADTSDVPAEDPLSIINSRTNEHHTLDLRNSELFVLELQNTVDKKSKQLDEAENNLSSVMGEVNSLKKELENAQGLLDESQINCAHLENCLHEAREEARTNKCSADRRAVEYDALRSSALRIHGLFERLNNCVTAPGMSGFADSLRSLALSLARRMKLILPFSSSNASRSLQTRLVFCHGRVMSW; the protein is encoded by the exons ATGAGTTCCGGGTCGGCGGTGACCGGGGGCAGCAGCGCCGGCGCGGAGGGCGCGTCGGCGGCACCGCTGGGGCAGAGGCTGATGGTGCACGTGGCGGAGAATGGCCACAGCATGGAGTTCGAGTGCGGAGGCGACACGCGGGTTGATGCCATCCAGCGCTCCATCGAGCTCGTCTGCGGCGTCCCGCCGGGCGACCAGCTCCTCCTCTGCAACAACGTCCATCTCAACGCCGCCAACGACCTCGCCCACTACAATCTCCCCCGTGACGACCGTGAGGTCTTCCTCTACAACAAGGCCCGCCTGCATGCCGAGGCTCCGCCCCCGGCGCCAGAGTCTATTGACATCCCCGAGCCATCTATCCCGCCCCAGCCCCAGCCGGAGGACACCCCGTTGGAGTTGTCTGCTGACCCGGCCTTGAAAGCATTGGTCTCTTATGAAATCAGGTTCAGGTATGACTTCCACGTGGCCAATGCGTATTATCACTCGAGCAAGGCCAAGTACGAGGTGTGCAACAGGCTGCTGCGCGAGTGGCAGGTGCAGGAGCGCGCTCTCGACATGGCCAGGAGCAACCTGGAGCAAGCATTCCGGAAGCCGTCGCAGCGGTATTCAAACTTTATGCGCTCCTTCACGCAGCAGCACCGTGGGTATGTTGAGGTGCTGTCAAGTTTCGAGAGAGATTGTAAGAGGTTGCGAGCTGTTAGGCTGCATCCGGACCTGCAATGCGAGGGGAGGCGCTGCTTACTGGACCTTATGGATGAGAATATACTAAGGAAGTTAGCAGATGAGTACTTAAGCTCATATAAGAACTTTGAGGTTGTTGTCTCGGCACTGAAGGTTAAATTTGCCGAGCTGAATAAGAGGGTGGATGGCTTGTTGAATGCTATGAGCTCGAGTGCATGGAAGGATCTGGAGGCGCTGATAAAGGAGCATGCGAGAGTCTTAGGTGATCAGAAGAGCATCATGCAGTCTCTAAG TAAAGATGTAAATACAGCAAAGAAGCTTGTTGATGACTGCTCAAGGTCCCAACTCTCCGATTCTCTCCGGCCTCATGATGCAGTTTCAGCAGTTGGTCGTATCTATGAGGTACATGAAAAGGATAACTTGCCCAGTGTACAGAAGTTTGATCACATGCTTACAAACTTGCTTCAGAAATGCAAGGCCAAGAAAAATGAAACAAATACATTGGTACATGTTTGTGTGAGAGGGGTCAAATCTGCTCAAATTGATATCAAGGACATGATAACAAATCAGTTCATCTTATACGAAGAGGCGATAGATAGTCGAGACAAAGAATATTCTTATCTGAAACTACTGGGTGGTTTGGGTCATGCATACAAGGCTTGTCTTGCTGAGGTAGTCCGACGAAGACATTCTTTTAAGCTGTATACTGGCTTGGCTGGACAGCTTGCTGAAAAACTAGCAGTAGAGCGTGAAGCGGAGATCAGGAGACGAGAGGTTTTCCTTCGGACATGGTGTAAGTATATTGGAGGAGAAATCATGGGTTCCATGGGACTGTTTGGTACTCCTAGCCAGTGTGATGTAAACATCGCGCCGTTCGATTGCAATCTACTTCCAATTGACGTTGATGATTTGGAAAGGCTCGCCCCCCAGTCTTTAGTGGGTTCTCTTCGGAAATCTGAGAGATCACTGCAAAAGTCTCAATCAAGCGATTCTAGTACCCCTGGAAATTTCAGCAACTCTGAACAAAACAATCTGAACACTGATGGTAAGATGGACTTACAGGATTTTTTCGGTGGCTGTGATACTGATATAACAGGGACTAGTATATTAGAAGTGGAGAACGCCAGATTAAAAGCCGAACTTGCTTCTGCGATTGCAGTTCTCTGCACTTTCGGTGCTACACCTGAATCTTTTGATGAAGGGGAGAATGATAATGTGTTGAGAGATGCAAGAGAAAGAACAGCTCAGGCACTTACCGCAAAGGATGAGTATGCCAATCAGCTTCAGTCGATGTTGAAGGCAAAGCAGGAGCAGTGCCTGTCCTTTGAAAAGCGTATCCAGGAGCTTGAGGAACAATTAGCGAATCAGTACATAAATGGGCATATGGTTTCAGGAAGCAAAGGTGCATCTGACTCCCTCCTTTCTACTTTTAAAGGTCATGATCTTGATGCATCTGGGGGCAGGCAAACCCATCTGCGGGACGAATCAAGTGTTGCCATGGATGAGACATCTTCAACATCTGAACATCCATCTAAACAAACAGAAGGTGGAGATGAGAATATGACTGATGTTTCAGGTGCACTGAACTTGCAATTACTCAACTCAGCCGGATGCACTAATCTGGATGCTTCCATGGCAGAATTCCCACGTGATAACGAACTTAAGCCTGTCAATATTGATAAGGAAGGGCGAATATTGGCTCAGCACACTACGGCAGATACTTCTGATGTTCCTGCAGAAGATCCTCTTAGCATCATAAACTCCAGAACCAATGAACATCATACTTTGGACCTAAGGAACAGCGAGCTCTTTGTGTTAGAATTGCAAAATACAGTAGATAAAAAATCAAAACAGTTGGATGAGGCGGAAAATAATCTTAGTTCTGTGATGGGTGAGGTTAACTCTCTGAAGAAAGAACTTGAGAATGCCCAGGGTCTTCTTGATGAATCTCAG ATTAACTGTGCTCACCTGGAAAACTGCTTACATGAGGCAAGAGAAGAGGCTCGTACCAACAAATGCTCCGCTGATAGAAGGGCTGTTGAGTATGATGCTTTGCGGTCATCTGCTCTGCGGATACATGGCCTGTTTGAAAGACTAAATAACTGTGTCACTGCACCAGGCATGTCGGGCTTTGCAGATTCTCTGCGATCCTTAGCCCTCTCCTTAGCAAG AAGGATGAAGCTGATTCTACCATTCAGTTCCAGCAATGCATCAAGATCCTTGCAGACAAGGTTGGTTTTCTGTCACGGCAGAGTGATGAGCTGGTAG